In a single window of the Thermovenabulum gondwanense genome:
- a CDS encoding cell wall hydrolase, which produces MRTNKLLLLLISFSLVAGILSYYFLVYKNENSVFSKETLSEKSALVTARSSDYVLLARLVSGEARGEPYTGQVGVAAVVINRVKSPKFPNSIPGVIFQPRAFESVSNGQIWAAYPSRTNFNAARDALNGFDPTYGSLFFWNPSKRVSPWIWTRQIIVQIGRHVFGR; this is translated from the coding sequence GTGAGAACAAATAAACTCTTACTTCTGTTAATATCCTTCTCTTTGGTAGCTGGTATACTTTCTTATTATTTTTTGGTTTATAAAAACGAAAACAGCGTTTTTTCAAAAGAAACGTTGTCAGAAAAAAGTGCACTGGTAACGGCAAGAAGCAGTGATTACGTGCTTTTGGCTCGATTAGTTTCCGGTGAGGCAAGAGGCGAGCCTTATACCGGACAGGTGGGGGTAGCCGCTGTTGTGATAAACCGGGTAAAAAGCCCCAAGTTTCCAAATTCCATACCCGGGGTTATTTTTCAACCCAGGGCGTTCGAATCGGTCTCTAATGGGCAAATATGGGCTGCCTATCCCTCAAGGACAAACTTTAATGCAGCAAGGGATGCTCTAAACGGTTTTGATCCTACCTATGGAAGTTTATTTTTCTGGAACCCTTCAAAGAGAGTAAGTCCCTGGATTTGGACAAGACAGATTATTGTTCAAATAGGAAGGCACGTATTTGGAAGGTAA
- a CDS encoding Rne/Rng family ribonuclease translates to MSKEIVADIGQEMIKVGVIEDGELVELYIEKRLSESAVGNIYKGKVANVLKGMQAAFVNIGLEKNAFLYFGDIKRDNLDDGEIIERMDVVSISDLLKPGQDVVVQVTKDPMGTKGARVTTNISIAGRFLVLMPMVDSIGISRKIEDETERERLKKLVNEIKKQPYGAIIRTAAEGCTKEELEEDWDNLTRLWEDIKKRSKDLKSPSLIYKEMDFLLRIARDIFTADVEKFHVNEKEAWERLKEYFKNISPKFEEKIVFYENRLELFKYFNMEKEIEKALSRKVWLKSGGYIVIDKTEALTVIDVNTGKYIGSIDLENTVLTTNLEAAREIARQIRLRDIGGIIIIDFIDMASEEHKKKVLEYLNMLFKKDRNKTQILDITALGLVEVTRKKIRQSIDEILGNTCPYCDGNGKIIYYGNKNSPRCI, encoded by the coding sequence ATGTCAAAGGAAATTGTGGCTGACATTGGTCAGGAAATGATAAAAGTTGGAGTAATTGAAGACGGAGAGCTTGTAGAACTGTATATTGAAAAGCGTTTGAGTGAAAGTGCGGTAGGAAATATATACAAGGGAAAAGTGGCGAATGTACTGAAAGGGATGCAAGCAGCTTTTGTAAATATTGGACTTGAAAAGAATGCTTTTTTGTATTTTGGCGACATAAAAAGGGATAATTTAGATGATGGAGAAATTATCGAAAGGATGGATGTTGTTTCGATAAGCGATTTACTGAAGCCCGGTCAGGATGTGGTGGTCCAGGTTACTAAAGACCCGATGGGTACCAAGGGTGCCAGGGTTACTACAAATATAAGTATTGCGGGTAGATTTTTAGTTTTAATGCCAATGGTAGATAGCATTGGAATTTCAAGAAAAATTGAGGATGAAACAGAAAGAGAAAGATTAAAAAAACTGGTTAATGAAATAAAAAAACAACCTTACGGTGCAATTATCAGGACCGCTGCTGAAGGTTGTACAAAGGAAGAATTAGAAGAGGACTGGGACAATCTTACAAGATTGTGGGAAGATATAAAAAAAAGGTCTAAAGATTTAAAAAGCCCATCTTTAATTTACAAAGAAATGGACTTTTTGTTGAGGATTGCCAGAGACATATTCACTGCAGATGTAGAAAAATTTCATGTTAATGAAAAAGAAGCCTGGGAAAGACTGAAAGAATATTTCAAAAACATATCTCCGAAATTTGAAGAAAAAATAGTTTTTTATGAAAACAGGCTGGAACTTTTCAAATACTTCAATATGGAAAAGGAAATTGAGAAAGCTTTATCGAGAAAGGTCTGGTTAAAATCCGGTGGGTACATTGTTATTGATAAGACGGAGGCATTAACGGTAATTGATGTAAATACGGGGAAATACATAGGCAGTATTGATTTGGAAAATACGGTACTGACCACAAATCTTGAAGCAGCCAGAGAAATTGCGAGGCAAATAAGGCTAAGGGATATTGGCGGAATTATTATTATCGATTTTATAGACATGGCTTCCGAAGAACACAAAAAAAAGGTACTGGAGTATTTAAATATGCTTTTTAAAAAAGATAGAAACAAAACGCAGATTCTGGACATTACGGCTCTTGGTCTTGTGGAGGTAACAAGAAAAAAAATCAGGCAGAGCATAGATGAAATTCTCGGGAATACCTGCCCCTATTGCGACGGGAACGGCAAAATAATTTACTATGGTAACAAAAATTCACCTCGCTGCATATGA
- a CDS encoding TIGR03936 family radical SAM-associated protein translates to MVYRIRLAKGSEVKYISQLDFARTIERALRRAKLRVKYSKGFNKKPVITYGPALTIGITSAAEYIDVDFEENISGDDLKERLNYVLPEGIKVLGTKENNGLIPLFKLNRSVFTSKIIFDDVIDRELLEKTIKEIRDGMEIYVKKRTHKEEKLVNIAPLIHNVFLREFNFNEATVIMELSSGQEGSANPIHVIQKMAEYLNLNDLAFYVNRDETYFQEDGNRIFPM, encoded by the coding sequence GTGGTATATAGAATCCGACTCGCAAAGGGGAGCGAAGTAAAATATATTTCTCAATTAGATTTTGCAAGAACCATTGAAAGGGCTTTAAGGAGAGCCAAACTCCGTGTGAAATACTCTAAAGGTTTCAATAAAAAACCGGTTATTACTTATGGCCCCGCCCTGACAATAGGCATTACCAGTGCTGCGGAGTACATTGATGTGGACTTTGAAGAGAATATTTCCGGAGATGATTTAAAAGAAAGGCTAAACTATGTACTGCCTGAGGGAATAAAAGTTTTGGGAACAAAAGAAAATAACGGATTAATACCCCTTTTTAAATTAAACCGTTCCGTCTTTACTTCGAAAATAATTTTTGACGATGTTATAGATAGAGAGTTATTAGAAAAAACCATAAAAGAAATCAGAGACGGTATGGAGATTTACGTCAAGAAAAGAACGCATAAAGAGGAGAAATTGGTGAATATAGCTCCATTAATACATAACGTCTTTTTAAGGGAATTTAATTTTAACGAAGCGACGGTAATTATGGAATTAAGCAGCGGTCAGGAAGGTAGTGCAAATCCTATCCATGTAATTCAAAAAATGGCTGAATATTTAAATTTAAATGACCTTGCTTTTTATGTTAATCGCGATGAAACCTATTTTCAGGAAGATGGGAACAGGATTTTCCCTATGTGA
- a CDS encoding TIGR03960 family B12-binding radical SAM protein, translating to MNLEKNLDRILLRVSKPTRYTGNELNSVKKVEGEFKVRVALAFPDVYEVGMSHLGLRILYHLLNEREDVFAERVFAPWVDFEEQMRKEKIPLFSLESKTPLKKFDFIGFSLQYEMSYSNILNMLELSGIPIKSKDRKDNDPLIMAGGPCAFNPEPLSDIIDFFVIGEAEEVIHEIIDLYVYSRSKNNFNRTDFLLKLARIEGIYVPSLYEPVYNENGTLKEIKPLYKNLPSKIKKRVVKDLDKAYYPTKIIVPYMDIVHDRAVLEIFRGCTRGCRFCQAGMIYRPVREKNVKTLHNLAKRIIENTGYEEVSLASLSTSDYSSLRELVEILTDEFRDCAVGLSLPSLRIDSFTIDIAKKIQEIKKTGLTFAPEAGTQRLRNVINKGVTEEDLLCSVRGAFLAGWNNVKLYFMIGLPTETYEDLAGIADLAKGVIREYREIKGNTKGVQVTVSTSVFVPKPFTPFQWESQIPLQEVENRQNFLKKNLKGPGINYNWHDRYLSYLEAVFSRGDRKLGEVLIKAHEKGCKFDGWNELFSFEKWMEAFKDAKIDPDFYALREREEKEFFPWEIIDPGIDREFLWEERKKAFRGEITPDCRFNRCNNCGILKLRKGINCGI from the coding sequence TTGAACCTGGAAAAAAACTTAGATCGAATTCTACTTCGGGTTTCGAAACCAACGAGGTATACGGGGAATGAATTGAACTCTGTGAAAAAAGTTGAAGGTGAATTCAAGGTAAGAGTTGCCTTAGCTTTTCCCGATGTGTATGAAGTAGGTATGTCCCATTTAGGGTTAAGAATTCTTTATCATTTGTTGAACGAGAGAGAAGATGTTTTTGCAGAAAGAGTGTTTGCGCCGTGGGTGGATTTTGAAGAGCAAATGAGAAAAGAAAAAATTCCCCTTTTCAGTTTGGAGAGCAAAACCCCTTTAAAAAAGTTTGACTTTATAGGTTTTTCGCTTCAATACGAGATGAGCTATTCTAACATATTAAATATGCTCGAACTTTCCGGTATTCCCATAAAATCTAAGGACAGGAAGGATAACGACCCTTTAATAATGGCCGGTGGGCCCTGTGCATTTAATCCGGAACCTTTATCGGATATTATAGATTTTTTTGTTATTGGAGAGGCTGAAGAGGTTATCCACGAAATTATCGACCTTTACGTTTATAGCAGGAGTAAAAATAATTTTAACAGAACGGATTTTCTTTTAAAACTTGCCCGGATTGAGGGTATTTACGTTCCCTCTCTCTACGAACCCGTATACAATGAAAATGGTACATTAAAGGAAATAAAACCCCTTTATAAAAATCTTCCGTCAAAAATTAAAAAAAGGGTTGTTAAAGATTTAGATAAAGCTTATTATCCAACAAAAATAATCGTCCCTTATATGGATATTGTGCACGACAGGGCTGTACTTGAGATTTTTAGAGGTTGTACCAGGGGATGCAGGTTTTGCCAAGCAGGAATGATTTACAGGCCTGTCAGGGAAAAGAATGTAAAAACTTTACATAATCTTGCAAAAAGAATAATTGAAAATACCGGGTACGAAGAAGTTTCCCTGGCTTCGTTAAGTACCAGTGACTATTCTTCTTTAAGGGAATTGGTGGAGATTTTAACCGATGAATTCAGAGATTGTGCGGTAGGCCTTTCCCTACCTTCTTTGAGGATAGATTCTTTTACAATTGATATTGCAAAAAAGATACAGGAGATTAAAAAAACCGGTCTCACCTTTGCACCGGAAGCGGGAACGCAAAGGTTGAGGAATGTCATCAATAAAGGAGTTACAGAGGAAGATTTACTGTGCTCGGTAAGGGGGGCTTTTTTAGCTGGATGGAATAATGTAAAACTCTATTTTATGATTGGACTACCCACGGAAACTTATGAAGACTTAGCGGGCATTGCTGATCTGGCAAAAGGAGTGATAAGGGAATATCGGGAAATTAAAGGGAACACCAAAGGGGTCCAGGTAACCGTAAGTACCTCCGTCTTCGTGCCCAAGCCCTTTACACCCTTTCAATGGGAATCTCAAATACCGCTGCAGGAAGTGGAAAACCGCCAGAATTTCTTGAAGAAAAATTTAAAAGGCCCCGGAATAAATTACAACTGGCATGATAGATATCTAAGCTACTTAGAGGCCGTTTTTTCACGCGGCGACAGAAAACTGGGAGAGGTATTGATTAAGGCACATGAAAAAGGATGTAAGTTCGATGGATGGAATGAATTATTTTCTTTTGAAAAATGGATGGAGGCCTTTAAAGATGCAAAGATTGATCCCGATTTTTATGCATTGAGAGAAAGGGAAGAAAAAGAATTTTTCCCCTGGGAAATTATAGATCCCGGAATTGACAGGGAGTTTTTGTGGGAAGAACGTAAAAAGGCTTTCAGGGGAGAAATTACACCTGACTGCAGGTTTAATAGATGCAATAACTGCGGTATTTTAAAGCTAAGAAAGGGGATAAATTGTGGTATATAG
- a CDS encoding site-2 protease family protein encodes MQPLDVGVIFNIKSIRVKISISLLFFFGISFISPYAKEFWALIISLGIHELSHIIAADALMVRVSEIIFLPIGGKIKLDKTKKISYMEEIILSMAGPFGNLLAFIFLFALKQKLPMWEEYIDLLASKQLSIALFNLLPAFPLDGGRIFLMWLFQNLNIIIAINFAALVSLIISSALILFGAILYFSGLLSPFYFIFGFFLFLTALKEKKDLPFMVIYDFFNIKKRFSDSDFWKVKYIAVKEEFVIKDILKLVDPKSYIILVVIDEQGKIRKFLTESEIFDNMIKKGLDLKIGQI; translated from the coding sequence ATGCAGCCTTTAGATGTAGGAGTAATATTTAATATTAAAAGTATAAGAGTTAAAATTTCCATTTCCTTATTGTTTTTTTTTGGAATATCCTTTATTAGCCCCTATGCAAAGGAGTTTTGGGCTCTAATAATATCCCTTGGTATTCACGAATTAAGTCATATTATAGCTGCTGATGCTTTAATGGTTCGGGTCAGTGAAATAATTTTTCTCCCTATTGGAGGGAAAATAAAATTAGATAAAACAAAAAAAATTTCCTATATGGAAGAAATTATTTTGAGTATGGCCGGCCCTTTCGGTAATCTCTTAGCTTTTATCTTTTTGTTTGCTTTAAAGCAAAAATTACCCATGTGGGAAGAATATATCGATTTATTGGCTTCCAAACAACTATCCATAGCTTTGTTTAATTTATTACCGGCTTTTCCTCTCGACGGTGGAAGGATTTTTTTGATGTGGTTATTCCAGAATTTAAATATCATTATAGCCATTAATTTTGCAGCATTGGTAAGCCTGATAATTTCCTCAGCTTTGATTTTATTTGGAGCAATTCTCTATTTTTCCGGATTGCTTTCTCCCTTTTATTTTATTTTTGGCTTTTTTTTATTTCTGACAGCTCTGAAGGAGAAAAAAGACTTGCCCTTCATGGTAATTTACGACTTTTTTAATATAAAAAAAAGGTTTAGCGATAGTGATTTCTGGAAGGTTAAATATATAGCGGTAAAAGAAGAGTTCGTTATTAAGGATATACTTAAACTTGTGGATCCTAAAAGCTATATAATACTGGTGGTTATCGATGAACAGGGCAAAATTAGAAAATTCTTGACCGAGTCGGAAATATTTGACAATATGATTAAAAAAGGTTTAGACTTAAAAATAGGACAAATATAA
- a CDS encoding M23 family metallopeptidase has product MWEKPQRRFLQYILNTRQVLMVITVMVLLLLINRLSLPFKDPLLSKAKYYTNYEFNINNINLNKLVKAVQTYAETKNIKELLKKEVDSGKLISTFAPPVQNGRVTSGFGLRLHPVEKILKAHNGVDIEQSEGTPVHAVLDGEVIFVGKDAELGNYVKISHEGNMITLYAHLKDVYVKTKDKVKKGQIIGSVGQTGIAENPHLHFEVWKNNEPQDPLKWLNY; this is encoded by the coding sequence ATGTGGGAAAAACCGCAAAGGAGGTTTTTGCAATATATATTAAATACGAGACAGGTTTTAATGGTAATAACTGTTATGGTGCTTTTACTTTTAATCAATAGATTAAGTCTTCCCTTTAAAGATCCGCTATTATCAAAAGCAAAATACTATACAAACTACGAATTTAACATTAATAATATTAATTTAAATAAATTAGTAAAAGCGGTCCAAACCTATGCCGAGACGAAAAATATTAAGGAATTGCTGAAAAAGGAAGTTGATTCCGGTAAATTAATATCTACTTTTGCACCACCGGTTCAAAACGGCAGAGTCACATCGGGGTTTGGACTAAGACTTCACCCGGTGGAAAAAATTTTAAAAGCCCACAATGGAGTGGATATTGAACAATCAGAAGGTACACCCGTACATGCCGTTCTGGATGGTGAGGTTATTTTTGTTGGAAAGGATGCCGAATTGGGTAATTACGTAAAAATATCTCACGAAGGCAATATGATAACCTTATATGCCCATTTGAAAGATGTATATGTTAAGACAAAGGATAAAGTCAAAAAAGGACAAATAATCGGTTCCGTTGGGCAGACGGGTATAGCCGAGAATCCGCATCTACACTTTGAAGTATGGAAAAACAACGAGCCTCAGGATCCCTTAAAATGGCTTAATTATTAG
- the rodA gene encoding rod shape-determining protein RodA, which translates to MDTRLLKNLNFKMILIVFFIFLISILAIASASHANKPDGTLRYVVLQSTWFLVGLLCLAIVLMIDYHTIASLAPYVYFANVLLLIIVYAIGKTTMGAQRWIPIGHFSLQPSEFAKLAVIVSLSKHLEKTKGVKNIKDLIFVFLHVGVPLILILKQPDLGTSLVLLAIMFGLVFISGINLKLFFGIIGAGILSMPVLWEFLHDYQKKRILVFLNPNLDPLGAGYHVIQSKIAIGSGRILGKGLFQGTQNQLDFIPEQHTDFIFAVIGEEMGFIGSLLLLILFILLIYNVLQIALKSKDTLGTFIATGVASMWTFQMLVNIGMTLGLMPVTGIPLPFVSYGGSSLIMNMIALGLVLNVGMRRQKILF; encoded by the coding sequence ATGGATACGAGACTTTTGAAGAATTTAAATTTTAAAATGATCCTTATTGTATTTTTTATTTTTTTAATTAGCATTTTAGCTATAGCCAGCGCTTCGCATGCTAATAAACCTGACGGCACCTTGCGCTATGTTGTTTTGCAGAGTACCTGGTTTTTGGTTGGGCTTTTATGTTTGGCAATAGTGTTGATGATTGATTACCATACTATAGCTTCCCTTGCTCCTTATGTATATTTTGCAAATGTACTATTGCTAATAATTGTGTACGCTATCGGTAAAACTACAATGGGTGCTCAAAGGTGGATTCCTATAGGGCATTTTTCATTACAACCTTCGGAATTTGCAAAATTGGCAGTGATAGTTTCCCTTTCTAAACATTTAGAAAAGACCAAAGGTGTAAAAAATATAAAAGACTTAATATTTGTTTTTCTCCATGTGGGTGTTCCTTTGATCTTAATTTTAAAGCAACCGGACTTAGGTACTTCACTGGTGCTGCTGGCAATAATGTTCGGGCTCGTTTTTATTTCGGGTATAAATTTAAAGTTGTTTTTCGGAATTATAGGTGCGGGAATATTATCAATGCCCGTTTTGTGGGAATTTTTGCACGATTATCAGAAAAAAAGAATTCTGGTTTTTTTAAACCCTAATTTAGACCCCCTTGGAGCGGGTTACCACGTTATTCAATCAAAGATTGCCATTGGTTCCGGCAGAATACTGGGGAAAGGGCTATTCCAGGGAACGCAGAATCAATTGGATTTTATTCCCGAACAGCATACGGACTTTATATTTGCAGTAATAGGTGAAGAAATGGGGTTCATAGGCAGTTTGCTGCTCCTGATATTATTTATATTATTGATTTACAATGTACTTCAAATTGCACTAAAATCAAAGGATACCCTGGGAACCTTTATTGCAACCGGAGTAGCTTCAATGTGGACTTTTCAGATGCTTGTGAATATAGGAATGACCCTTGGGTTGATGCCGGTTACCGGAATTCCCCTTCCCTTTGTTAGCTACGGAGGTAGTTCTCTTATAATGAACATGATTGCATTGGGTTTGGTATTGAATGTTGGAATGAGAAGGCAAAAGATACTTTTTTAA
- the minE gene encoding cell division topological specificity factor MinE, whose product MDFFKFFSREDVASKEIAKERLKLILVHDRANVSPKFLEMIKSQLINLISDYIEVEEEGMEVKLTRIKKDEEEDTTVPALVANIPIKRIKNIARV is encoded by the coding sequence ATGGATTTCTTCAAATTTTTCTCAAGAGAAGATGTGGCCAGTAAAGAGATCGCCAAAGAGAGATTAAAGCTCATCCTGGTGCATGACAGGGCTAATGTCTCACCAAAATTTTTGGAAATGATTAAGAGCCAGCTTATAAACCTGATTTCGGATTACATCGAAGTGGAAGAAGAAGGGATGGAGGTAAAACTTACGAGAATAAAAAAGGATGAGGAAGAAGATACAACGGTTCCTGCTTTAGTGGCGAATATACCTATTAAAAGAATAAAAAATATTGCAAGAGTTTAA
- the minD gene encoding septum site-determining protein MinD produces the protein MGQVIVITSGKGGVGKTTATANIGTGLAHLMRKRVVMIDTDIGLRNLDVVMGLENRIVYDIVDVVNGECRLKQALIRDKRFDNLYLLPAAQTKDKTAVSPEQMKKLCEQLKEDFDYILIDSPAGIEQGFKNAIAGAEKAFVITTPEVSAVRDADRVIGLLEAAGFEEPKLIINRIRPEMVKKGDMMDINDILDILAIGLLGVIPEDEKIVVSTNRGEPAVVDEMSKAGQAYRNITRRIEGEDVPLMSLDVEPSLFEKIKMFFGLKSKR, from the coding sequence ATGGGTCAGGTAATAGTTATTACATCGGGAAAAGGTGGAGTTGGAAAAACTACGGCTACTGCAAATATTGGTACCGGACTTGCCCATCTCATGAGAAAAAGGGTAGTTATGATAGATACGGATATAGGTTTGAGGAACCTGGATGTGGTAATGGGATTGGAAAACAGGATCGTTTACGATATTGTTGACGTGGTTAATGGTGAATGTCGATTAAAACAGGCCTTAATAAGGGATAAACGTTTTGATAATTTGTATTTGTTGCCCGCTGCTCAGACAAAGGACAAGACCGCCGTCAGCCCTGAACAAATGAAGAAATTATGCGAACAGCTGAAGGAGGATTTCGATTATATTCTTATTGACTCACCTGCCGGTATTGAACAGGGTTTTAAAAATGCAATTGCAGGAGCGGAAAAGGCTTTTGTTATAACAACACCCGAAGTTTCGGCTGTAAGGGATGCGGATAGGGTTATTGGGCTCCTGGAAGCAGCTGGGTTTGAAGAGCCTAAATTGATAATAAACAGAATACGGCCGGAAATGGTAAAAAAAGGAGACATGATGGATATCAATGATATATTAGACATTTTGGCTATTGGCCTTTTGGGAGTAATTCCCGAAGATGAAAAAATAGTGGTATCTACCAACCGGGGAGAGCCGGCGGTAGTGGATGAAATGTCAAAAGCAGGACAGGCTTACAGAAATATTACCAGGAGAATAGAAGGAGAAGATGTACCTCTCATGTCCTTAGATGTAGAACCGTCATTGTTCGAGAAAATTAAAATGTTTTTCGGACTTAAATCAAAAAGATAA
- the minC gene encoding septum site-determining protein MinC — MNREPVAIKGTRDGLAIILYKNTEFEKAKNAIYEKLKKSGEFFKGAKARVFIKEGVLEKKELEDLEKLLNDFGISLKKEAFLKAMPLPTHFTTTTLYLKKTIRSGQRISYGGNIVILGDVNPGSEVLAGGDIIVLGALRGLAHAGYKGNRAAIVAANKLLPTQLRIADVIARPPDEKHESSRVPEIARLKEDTIIIEPYYNILENNKPKQEGNKWVR; from the coding sequence ATGAATCGTGAGCCGGTGGCAATAAAGGGAACAAGAGATGGACTTGCAATAATTTTATATAAGAACACAGAGTTTGAAAAAGCAAAAAATGCCATCTATGAAAAATTAAAAAAAAGTGGGGAGTTTTTCAAAGGTGCTAAAGCAAGGGTGTTTATAAAAGAGGGAGTATTGGAAAAAAAAGAATTGGAAGATTTAGAAAAATTGCTGAACGATTTTGGTATAAGCCTGAAAAAAGAAGCATTTTTAAAAGCAATGCCTTTGCCCACCCATTTTACCACCACTACATTATACCTCAAAAAAACCATCCGTTCAGGGCAAAGGATAAGTTATGGAGGCAACATCGTCATACTGGGAGATGTAAATCCCGGCAGTGAAGTTCTGGCGGGGGGAGATATAATAGTTCTTGGAGCTTTGAGGGGACTTGCCCATGCAGGGTATAAAGGTAACCGAGCTGCAATTGTCGCTGCCAACAAACTGCTACCTACTCAGCTGAGGATTGCCGATGTAATTGCAAGACCTCCTGATGAAAAACACGAGTCTTCCAGGGTCCCCGAAATAGCACGCCTTAAGGAGGATACTATTATTATCGAACCTTATTACAATATTTTAGAAAATAATAAACCAAAACAGGAGGGGAACAAATGGGTCAGGTAA